In a genomic window of Sphingomonas koreensis:
- the lipA gene encoding lipoyl synthase: protein MSEMAPIPEARPERQRKPDWIRVKAPTSAGFAATRALMRSKSLTTVCEEAACPNIGECWSKKHATVMILGDTCTRACAFCNVKTGMPRAVDPMEPNNVADAAVQMGLEHIVITSVDRDDLPDGGAKQFVKVIEAIRKASPTTTIEILTPDFRNKHEQAVEMIVAARPDVYNHNLETVPRFYPTIRPGARYYASIRLLETVKKLDPSIFTKSGVMLGLGEERLEVHQVMDDMRSADIDFLTMGQYLQPTPRHAKVQDFVTPAAFDAYAAIARAKGFLLVASSPLTRSSYHAGDDFAKMRDARAAKLAKAAVTA from the coding sequence ATGAGCGAAATGGCACCGATCCCCGAAGCCCGTCCGGAACGTCAGCGCAAGCCCGACTGGATCCGCGTAAAGGCGCCGACCTCCGCCGGCTTTGCCGCGACTCGCGCGCTGATGCGCTCAAAGAGCCTGACGACGGTGTGCGAAGAGGCCGCCTGTCCGAACATCGGCGAGTGCTGGAGCAAGAAGCACGCGACGGTGATGATCCTGGGCGACACCTGCACCCGCGCCTGCGCCTTCTGCAACGTCAAGACAGGCATGCCGCGCGCCGTCGATCCGATGGAGCCGAACAACGTCGCCGACGCCGCGGTTCAGATGGGGCTGGAGCATATCGTCATCACCTCGGTCGATCGTGATGACTTGCCCGATGGCGGCGCGAAGCAGTTCGTCAAGGTGATCGAGGCGATCCGGAAGGCCAGCCCGACCACGACGATCGAGATCCTGACGCCCGATTTTCGCAACAAGCATGAGCAGGCGGTCGAGATGATCGTCGCGGCGCGGCCCGACGTCTACAACCACAATCTCGAGACGGTGCCGAGGTTTTATCCGACGATCCGCCCCGGCGCGCGCTACTATGCCTCGATCCGGCTGTTGGAGACGGTCAAGAAGCTCGATCCGTCGATCTTCACCAAGTCGGGCGTGATGCTCGGCCTCGGCGAAGAGCGGCTGGAGGTTCATCAGGTGATGGACGACATGCGCAGCGCCGACATCGATTTCCTGACGATGGGCCAGTATCTCCAGCCTACGCCGCGCCACGCCAAGGTGCAGGATTTCGTGACTCCGGCGGCGTTCGACGCCTATGCCGCGATCGCGCGCGCCAAGGGCTTCCTGCTCGTGGCGTCGTCGCCGCTGACCCGGTCGAGCTACCACGCCGGCGACGATTTCGCGAAGATGCGCGACGCCCGGGCCGCCAAGCTGGCGAAGGCGGCGGTTACCGCCTGA
- a CDS encoding CinA family protein: MSEVILPEALVEAARKVVDANRAAGRKVAIAESCTGGLVSAAITEIPGSSDVMSAGFVTYSNEAKMAQLRVSRDVLETFGAVSIATAWSMAQGALEASDADVAVAITGIAGPGGGSDKKPVGHVVFARAEKNADPDVVVADTREFGDLGRGGVRLQAALCALELLLPGEPAVPADESP; the protein is encoded by the coding sequence ATGAGTGAAGTGATTCTCCCCGAGGCGCTGGTCGAGGCTGCGCGCAAGGTCGTCGATGCGAACCGCGCCGCAGGGCGCAAGGTCGCCATTGCCGAGAGCTGCACCGGCGGCCTCGTCTCCGCCGCGATCACCGAAATTCCCGGCTCGTCCGATGTGATGAGCGCCGGCTTTGTCACCTATTCGAACGAGGCCAAGATGGCGCAGCTGCGCGTCAGCCGCGACGTGCTGGAGACGTTCGGCGCGGTCTCGATCGCGACGGCGTGGAGCATGGCGCAGGGCGCGCTGGAGGCAAGCGACGCCGATGTGGCGGTCGCGATCACCGGCATTGCCGGCCCGGGCGGCGGGAGCGACAAGAAGCCGGTCGGCCATGTCGTCTTCGCCCGCGCGGAGAAAAACGCCGATCCTGATGTGGTGGTCGCCGATACGCGCGAGTTCGGCGATCTCGGCCGCGGCGGCGTTCGCCTTCAGGCTGCGCTGTGCGCGCTCGAGCTGCTGCTGCCGGGCGAGCCCGCGGTCCCGGCCGACGAATCGCCGTAG
- a CDS encoding type II toxin-antitoxin system RatA family toxin, translated as MPRHAETRRLPYTPEQMFDLVADVARYGEFLPWVSAVRVRSDSETEMVADLIVGFKGLRETFSSRVTKQRPGHIRVDYLEGPLKHLHNDWKFRSDGEGGVLIDFEVDFTFKSRVFEMLAGQVFDRALRMMINAFEQRAAALYGDSSAGTAGSPGSSSSSAHSAA; from the coding sequence ATGCCGCGTCACGCCGAAACCCGGCGGCTGCCCTATACGCCGGAGCAGATGTTCGACCTGGTGGCCGATGTCGCGCGCTATGGCGAGTTCCTGCCCTGGGTCAGCGCGGTACGCGTCCGTTCGGACAGCGAGACGGAGATGGTCGCGGACCTGATCGTCGGCTTCAAGGGGCTGCGCGAGACGTTCAGCAGCCGGGTCACCAAGCAGCGGCCCGGGCATATCCGGGTCGACTATCTCGAGGGGCCGCTCAAGCACCTGCACAACGACTGGAAGTTCCGGTCGGACGGTGAGGGCGGAGTGCTGATCGATTTCGAGGTCGACTTCACCTTCAAGAGCCGGGTGTTCGAGATGCTGGCGGGGCAGGTGTTCGACCGGGCGCTGCGGATGATGATCAACGCCTTCGAACAGCGCGCCGCCGCGCTCTACGGCGATTCGTCGGCCGGGACCGCGGGCTCGCCCGGCAGCAGCAGCTCGAGCGCGCACAGCGCAGCCTGA
- a CDS encoding MFS transporter, whose product MTSATIAIPDSPATARLPLSGLLALAMAAFITLLTEILPSGLLPQMAASLGKSEALIGQLVTVYAVGSLLTAIPLTILTQNWRRRTLLLLAIGGFAVVNTVTAVSDNYVVTLIARFFAGVSAGLLWALAAGYAARMVPEHLQGRAIAVAMVGAPLALSLGIPAGTFLGTLIGWRWTFGIMSALTVVLVFWVLAKVPDFPGQKQGQAFSLKSVLTIPGIRPVLFVIFAYVFAHNILYTYIAPFLAQAGITDRVDTVLLVFGVASLASIWITGVLIDRWLRELVLISIVLFALSAVALGIAGTVPVVVYASAAIWGLAFGGAATLFQTASAKTAGEAADVAQSMLVTTWNLAVAGGGIAGGLLLEGIGVGAFPFAVLALLAATLLVAAAARSHGFPAAKRG is encoded by the coding sequence ATGACAAGTGCGACGATCGCGATACCAGACAGCCCGGCCACGGCCCGGTTGCCGCTTTCCGGCCTGCTGGCGCTTGCCATGGCGGCCTTCATCACCCTGCTGACCGAGATCCTGCCCTCGGGCCTCCTTCCCCAGATGGCCGCCAGCCTCGGCAAGTCCGAGGCGCTGATCGGCCAGCTCGTCACCGTCTATGCCGTCGGCTCGCTGCTCACGGCGATCCCGTTGACGATCCTGACCCAGAACTGGCGGCGCCGTACCTTGCTCCTCCTCGCCATCGGCGGGTTCGCGGTGGTCAATACCGTGACGGCGGTCTCCGACAACTACGTCGTCACGCTGATCGCTCGCTTCTTCGCGGGGGTCAGTGCCGGCCTGCTCTGGGCATTGGCGGCGGGCTATGCTGCGCGGATGGTGCCGGAGCATCTTCAGGGCCGCGCCATCGCCGTCGCCATGGTCGGCGCGCCGCTCGCGCTGTCGCTCGGTATCCCGGCGGGCACCTTCCTCGGCACGCTCATCGGCTGGCGCTGGACCTTTGGCATCATGAGCGCGCTGACCGTCGTGCTGGTCTTCTGGGTGCTCGCCAAGGTGCCGGACTTCCCGGGTCAGAAGCAGGGTCAGGCATTCTCGCTCAAGTCGGTGCTGACCATCCCGGGCATCCGGCCGGTGCTGTTCGTCATCTTCGCCTATGTCTTCGCCCACAACATTCTCTACACCTATATCGCCCCCTTCCTGGCGCAGGCGGGGATCACCGATCGGGTCGATACGGTGCTGCTGGTGTTCGGCGTCGCGTCGCTGGCCAGCATCTGGATCACCGGCGTGCTGATCGATCGCTGGCTGCGCGAACTGGTCCTGATCAGCATCGTCCTGTTCGCCCTCTCGGCGGTGGCGCTGGGTATCGCGGGCACGGTGCCGGTGGTGGTCTACGCCTCTGCGGCGATCTGGGGACTGGCATTCGGCGGTGCGGCAACGCTGTTCCAGACCGCCTCGGCCAAGACTGCGGGCGAAGCTGCCGACGTCGCCCAGTCGATGCTGGTCACCACCTGGAACCTCGCGGTCGCGGGCGGCGGCATCGCCGGCGGGCTGTTGCTGGAGGGCATCGGCGTCGGGGCCTTCCCCTTCGCGGTGCTCGCCCTGCTTGCCGCGACCCTGCTAGTCGCTGCGGCCGCCCGTAGCCATGGCTTCCCGGCGGCCAAGCGGGGATAG
- a CDS encoding bifunctional 2-C-methyl-D-erythritol 4-phosphate cytidylyltransferase/2-C-methyl-D-erythritol 2,4-cyclodiphosphate synthase, which translates to MTVAAIIVAAGKGARAGGSVPKQFALLCGKPTLMHSVTALSLHPAITDITLVVGEGQEDDACEKLGGCMNFVKLVTGGAERRDSVRAGLEALDAKSVTRVLIHDAARPFLSAAVIDALLAALDHAPGAVPALPVADTLARGDALLGDNVPRAGLNRIQTPQAFHFDAILAAHRAWPGGEEATDDAQMLRRMGQDVMLVPGDPMLEKITHPADFAAAEARHAATMISRSATGFDVHRFEAGQELWLGGVLIPHDRGLSGHSDADVALHAITDALLGTIGAGDIGMHFPPSDPKWRGAASAQFLEHAAGLVREQGGIVDFVDVTIICEAPKIGPHRETIRASIAAILALPVSRVSLKATTTERLGFTGRGEGMAAQAIATVRLPE; encoded by the coding sequence ATGACCGTCGCCGCGATCATTGTCGCCGCCGGAAAGGGGGCTCGCGCCGGCGGTTCCGTGCCGAAGCAGTTCGCCCTACTCTGCGGAAAACCGACGCTTATGCATAGTGTTACCGCACTATCCTTGCATCCGGCGATAACCGACATCACCCTCGTAGTCGGCGAGGGCCAGGAAGATGACGCCTGTGAAAAACTGGGTGGTTGCATGAACTTCGTGAAGCTGGTGACCGGCGGCGCCGAACGCCGCGACTCGGTTCGCGCGGGGCTTGAAGCGCTCGACGCCAAGAGCGTCACCCGCGTGCTGATCCACGACGCCGCCCGCCCCTTCCTGTCCGCTGCGGTGATCGATGCCCTGCTCGCCGCGCTCGATCACGCGCCGGGCGCCGTCCCCGCCCTGCCCGTCGCGGACACGCTGGCCAGGGGGGACGCCCTGCTCGGCGACAATGTCCCCCGCGCCGGTCTCAACCGCATCCAGACGCCGCAGGCCTTTCATTTCGATGCCATCCTCGCCGCGCACCGCGCCTGGCCGGGAGGCGAAGAAGCTACTGACGACGCCCAGATGCTCCGCCGCATGGGTCAGGACGTCATGCTGGTGCCCGGAGACCCAATGCTCGAAAAGATCACCCACCCCGCCGATTTCGCCGCCGCGGAGGCGCGTCATGCCGCCACGATGATCTCGCGCAGCGCGACCGGCTTCGACGTCCATCGCTTCGAGGCCGGACAGGAATTGTGGCTCGGCGGCGTCCTGATCCCGCACGACAGGGGGCTGTCGGGGCATAGCGACGCGGATGTCGCGCTCCATGCCATCACCGATGCGCTGCTCGGCACGATCGGTGCGGGCGATATCGGCATGCACTTCCCGCCCAGCGACCCCAAATGGCGCGGCGCCGCCTCCGCGCAGTTCCTCGAACATGCCGCGGGACTGGTGCGCGAACAGGGCGGGATCGTCGATTTCGTCGATGTCACGATCATCTGCGAGGCACCCAAGATCGGCCCGCATCGCGAGACGATCCGCGCCAGCATCGCCGCGATCCTTGCGCTGCCCGTATCGCGGGTCAGCCTCAAGGCCACCACCACCGAGCGCCTCGGCTTTACCGGCCGCGGCGAAGGCATGGCCGCACAGGCCATCGCCACGGTCCGTTTGCCGGAGTAA